TATCTCTGCCCATGTATGGCGTCAAGTTTCTCTCCCCCCTGAACTAAACTCTGGGTCATCTCCGAATCTATTCTAAAAAAGTATATCGCTTTCATAAATGCAAGAAGTTTTTGACAATATCGACTCTCCTTATCCGGTGAAAGTCCTTTATCGCCAATTTATCCCATGTTGTATCTTAATTGCATAAAACATTCTTTTCAGGGAACAGACTCCCGGATTTCCTATAATATACCAAAAAAATTGGAAAAGTAATATGTTAACACCAATGTACATTCCAGTAAAGGGTTTTCTATTATCCATTCTCCTAATCTGCTGTTCAAATTCCTGGGGTTTTGGCAAGAACAAGGTTCAATACGAAAACTTGAAATGGAAAGTTATATCAACCCCCCATTTTGAAATTTACCACCATCAGGAAAAAGGGGATCTCGCCCAGATCTCCCAAAAATTTATTGAAAATGCTTACAAAAAGCTCCAGAACCAGTTTATCTTCGACCGCAAAGAGCGCTTGCCTTTGATTCTTTATGGAACTCCGGACCTCTTTTCTCAAACAAATATAATAACAGAAATTCTGCCTGAGGATGTAGGGGGATTTACGGAGCTCTTTAAAACAAGAATCGCAATTCCATTCAACGGCTCATATAACGAACTAAGACATGTTCTTCATCATGAACTTGCCCATGCCTTCGTGCTTGGAATTATTTATGACCAAAAAGGCAGCAATTTTCTGTTCAACAGAGTACAAGTCCCATTCTGGTTCATGGAGGGGAGTGCTGAATTTCTCTCCAGCGGATGGGACATCGAAGCAGATATGTTCATGATGGATCAGACAATCAACTCCTTTGTACCCCTGCCTGGCCCGGCACTCGATGGCTATCTGGCTTACAAGGGAGGACAATCATTTCTATTCTTCCTCTCCTCAAGCCGGGGGCAGGAAGCTTTCGGAAAATTTCTGCACGAATTCCGCAGGACCAGATCCGTTGAAAACTCAACTAGAAAGATTTACGGCAAACCGGTGGAGGAATTGGGTAAAGAGTGGGTACAGGAATTAAAGCGCATTTACTGGCCAGAAATCGGCAGAAGAATTTCTCCTTCCAGAAACGCCATTGCAATCACTTCACATCTGGAAACAAGAGACCATTACAATTTACACCCAAGAATATCTCCGGATGGCAGTAAAATTGCCTTTTTCAGCGACAGAAAAGATTTCACCAACATCCTGATCACAGATCGCAAAGGAAAAATCCTTCAGCGAATAAGCCAGAACGGATATGGCGGTTATTTCGAATCGTTTCACCCCTTCAGAAGCGGAATGTGCTGGTCACCGGACGGTTCAAAACTGGCATTTGTAACCAAAAGCGGGGGCAGGGATGAAATACGAATCGTGGGAGTAAATGAAAAAAAACTGCTAAAGAAAATCAGTGCTTCAGCAACAAGCCTCTCAGATCCGGACTGGTCCCGCTGCGGGAAGAAAATCGCATTTTCAGGGATCACTAATGATGGGAAAAGTGATCTTTTTGTATATGTTTTCGAAAACGATTCCATCACCCGCCTGACCAACAATATTCAACAAGAATCTGATCCACGCTTTTCTCCAGACGGAAAAAAGCTTCTCTTTTCCCTCCAGGACACATGCGGCTCAGCACATACCACAACTACCGCATTTAAGAAAGCTCCCTGCGAGCTGGCAGAAATCGACCTCCTCACAGGAGAACAGAAGATCCTGACCTCCACCCCCTGGAATGAAATACAACCCTGCTACTCTCCTGAAGGGGACCAAATAGCATTCATAAGTGATCGAAACGGGATAAACAACATCTACATCGCTCATGTGGACTCTCTTTCCGAAGCAAAACCGCTGACCGATTACATAGGCGGCTGCTCAAATCCGGACTGGTCCAGAGAGGGTGATGTAATTGTGTTCTCCCTTTTTCAGCAGCAGGGATGGGATATCTGGTCTATTGATAAACCATTGAGCAAACTGCGCAAAGACACCCTCTCCTGCACAAGGTTCGTAGAGGCGACATACAGTTCTACCCCCCTGTTTACACCTGTGGAGCTGAAACCCGACAGTTCAAAAAAGGAAATTACAGAGATATCATCCAGTGAGGAAAAAACCATTAATTCCGATTCATCTGCTCTCATTTCCGACACACTGAACATGATTGACAGTTTCGCAGTATCTGTAAACACGATGGATTCTACGGCTGGAGACAGTTCAAATACAGAGGAACAGGCAAATCTGCTGCCCAATCTCTCTGTTGATTCCATTAGTCAGGACAGTTCAGCAGCATCTTTGAACTCATTGGATTCTACTACAGACAGTTTAAATACAATGGAGCCTGTAAATCAACTTTCCACCCCCTCTGCTGACAGCTCCGGCCGGGACAGTTCCACTGTAGCGATCTCCTCCCCGAAACTCCCTTCCAGGCCATACCGTCTGAAGTTTACACCTGATCTGGTTACCCTGGGTGTGGGAGTCAGTACCTATTACAGCCCCGCCGGTCAATGGCTCCTGGCTTTCAGTGACATGTTGGGAGACCACAGAATCACCGTGGCAGGTGATATCCAGGGGAATTTCAATGATTACATCCACCTCTTTGCCTCTTACTATTACCTCCGGAATCGGCTTGACATCGGTTTAGGTGCATTTCTGAGTAAGGATTACAGCAACGCCAGTATTTTCGGAGATCATCTTTACCACGATACAGAAGCGGGAGGATTTCTGGTTTTGCAATACCCGTTTTCATTCTCCTCAAGAGTGGATCTTGAGATTTTCGCACGTCATATTAAACGCAGACCGGTAGGTTTCTCCGGCCCCACTATAAAGACGGCAGCTTTTCTTCCTACACTGTCCTATGTTTTTGATAATATCCTCTGGGGTCTCACCGGACCTCTAAATGGTACCAGAGCTGCGGCAAGTATAGTTGTTTCACCACCATTGAATTTTGTGGATGATCCCTTTGTTTCCATAGATGCCGACATAAGAAATTACCTGCATCTGGCAAAAAGATTTGTATGGGCTAACCGACTATTTCTGGGAGCGAGCTTCGGCATAACTGAGAAACAATCGGCCAAGCGATACATGTTGGGAGGAAACGAAAACTGGCTCCTATACCGTGTCAATCTCGATCAGTATGAGAAAAACCTCCCTGGAGCACTTTATTCCAGTTTCGTCACGCCATTCCGAGGATGGAACTACATAGATCTTTCCGGCACCAAAGTGGCTGTTCTCAATTCCGAATTCAGATTTCCCTTTATTCGTGAAATCTCTCTTGTCTGGCCTCTTCCAATACAGATCCGCTACATTAATGGTGCAGTTTTCACCGATATAGGAAATGCCTGGGATACAGGAGATCAGGTCAACGGGCTCCCCTTTCCAGATAAGATTTACGGAGGATTCGGGTTCGGGTTGCGTGCAAATCTGGGTATTTTCGTTCTGCGTTTCGACCGTGGATGGCCTACAGACTGGAAGAGTGATGTCGGTACACCGATAGACTACTTTTCAATGGGGGCTGAGTTTTAGCAGAATTCAGCTTGCCTTGAACCATGATTAATCCGATTAAGAATTAACAATGGATAAAGAAAATTTTCTCCTCGATGATTCATCGAATGACAAACGAGACAAAGCGGATTATATTGCCTTGAAATGCAAGGACTCTGTAATAATGGTTTGTACTATTCCCACTCTATAGTGGCCGGTGGTTTGTGAGTGATATCGTAGAAAATATCCCCGATACCCTTAATTGACGATACGCCTTTGACAATCGCCTCCAGAGTTTCATTTTTCAATGGTATAAATCTGGCAGTCATTGCCTCCCTGGACACAATCGGCCGTAACACAACACACTCATCACCGGATTCGTTTACCAGAGGAAGCAACACAACAGGCATCTGCCACACAGTATCATATTCTCCTGATTTTTGAAGCTGCCTGGTTACCAGATCGTCAACTGCACGCAGTTTCTCCAGACGGTCACGGGTAATATAGGCTGGAATCAAGCTGTATTTAAGTGTTTTCCCGGTCTTTATCCCATATACCACCCGGTTTATTGAACGAAAATTGTTGGTGATTTTCGTAGAAATGGCTTCAAGCAGTTTCCAGTCACAGGCACCAGTAAGAAGCGCCGGATGAGCATACGACCTCTCATCTCCCTGAACCCCCACGCTTTTTATGGGAATCACTGTCGCAGAGTAGTTATCACTTTCTACCAGTACTTGTAAATCCCTTGCCACATCTTCTGGTATT
This genomic window from Fibrobacter sp. contains:
- a CDS encoding BamA/TamA family outer membrane protein; this encodes MKWKVISTPHFEIYHHQEKGDLAQISQKFIENAYKKLQNQFIFDRKERLPLILYGTPDLFSQTNIITEILPEDVGGFTELFKTRIAIPFNGSYNELRHVLHHELAHAFVLGIIYDQKGSNFLFNRVQVPFWFMEGSAEFLSSGWDIEADMFMMDQTINSFVPLPGPALDGYLAYKGGQSFLFFLSSSRGQEAFGKFLHEFRRTRSVENSTRKIYGKPVEELGKEWVQELKRIYWPEIGRRISPSRNAIAITSHLETRDHYNLHPRISPDGSKIAFFSDRKDFTNILITDRKGKILQRISQNGYGGYFESFHPFRSGMCWSPDGSKLAFVTKSGGRDEIRIVGVNEKKLLKKISASATSLSDPDWSRCGKKIAFSGITNDGKSDLFVYVFENDSITRLTNNIQQESDPRFSPDGKKLLFSLQDTCGSAHTTTTAFKKAPCELAEIDLLTGEQKILTSTPWNEIQPCYSPEGDQIAFISDRNGINNIYIAHVDSLSEAKPLTDYIGGCSNPDWSREGDVIVFSLFQQQGWDIWSIDKPLSKLRKDTLSCTRFVEATYSSTPLFTPVELKPDSSKKEITEISSSEEKTINSDSSALISDTLNMIDSFAVSVNTMDSTAGDSSNTEEQANLLPNLSVDSISQDSSAASLNSLDSTTDSLNTMEPVNQLSTPSADSSGRDSSTVAISSPKLPSRPYRLKFTPDLVTLGVGVSTYYSPAGQWLLAFSDMLGDHRITVAGDIQGNFNDYIHLFASYYYLRNRLDIGLGAFLSKDYSNASIFGDHLYHDTEAGGFLVLQYPFSFSSRVDLEIFARHIKRRPVGFSGPTIKTAAFLPTLSYVFDNILWGLTGPLNGTRAAASIVVSPPLNFVDDPFVSIDADIRNYLHLAKRFVWANRLFLGASFGITEKQSAKRYMLGGNENWLLYRVNLDQYEKNLPGALYSSFVTPFRGWNYIDLSGTKVAVLNSEFRFPFIREISLVWPLPIQIRYINGAVFTDIGNAWDTGDQVNGLPFPDKIYGGFGFGLRANLGIFVLRFDRGWPTDWKSDVGTPIDYFSMGAEF